The Phycisphaerae bacterium DNA window GGTGGGCGAATAGTTTGGTATTCGGAGGTGTTTTGCGTGGTCGGGACATACGGTCTTTTGACCCCAGATTGAACGCCTGGTCGGCGGAGATACAATGTTGTTCTGGTTCGGCCTTCTCTCGCGGAGGTCGCGAGGAGGGAATCCAACGTGAAGGAGATGCAATGGCAAAAGTGACGGACATTGAAGGTATCGGCCCGGCTTATCAAGCTTCGCTGGCCAAGGCGGGGCTTCAGACGGTGGAGGCGCTGCTCGAGAAGGGTGCGACTCGCAAGGGCCGCGCCGATCTGGCCAAAGCGAGCGGAATCAGCGAGACGTTGATTCTCAAGTGGGTCAATCATGCGGATCTTTTCCGGATCCATGGGGTTGCCGGCCAGTATGCCGAGTTGCTGGAAGCTGCGGGTGTGGACACGGTAGCGGAGCTAGCCCGCCGCAAAGCTGACAACCTCCACGCGGCCATGGTCAAGGTCAATGGCGAGAAGAAGCTGGTCCGGGCTTTGCCGGAGGCATCGCAAGTCACGAAGTGGATTCAGGAAGCCAAGGCCCTGCCAAGGGCTGTGGAATACTGACACAGCAGTGTTGAGCGGTTTCTGGTGGATAGAGGGCCCGGGTCGGGTGCTTCGCTTGGGGCGTTTTTTCTTTGAGCGGGCTGCCGAGCCGAGCCGGGCCGGGGTGACGGGTTGACTGCTGGTCGGGATTCAGGGTGGGGCGGGTCGTGGAGTCTCTGCTCGCGGTTGATCGCGGGGTTGACCTTGGGCCCGGGTCATGAGCGTCGGGCGAAGCGGGCCCTCTTGGGATGGTCGATGATTGGATCGATGAGCTTGGCCAGGGTTGCCCCGGCGTCCCTGCCGATGTCGGCGCAGTCTCCCGCGAGCTTGCCCGCCAGCTGGGCTTCCTTGATCTCACGGCATCGGAGTGGTCTTTTCTTGTTCCATTCTTCGGTGAAGGCCTTGCGGAGCGGGTGGGCCGCCGCCCTGCCATCCGGCCGGCCCGCGCAGGCCAGTCCGAGGGCCATGAGTCCACCGCAGAAATAGCCGCAGTGGTCGCCCATTCCCATTCCGCCTCCGAACAGGGAAGCCACGCTCACGAGTTCCCGTGGCTGGTCGAGGTATTGCAGGGTGGCGGCGAGCATGGCCTCGGCGCAGTTTTGGCCGCCCGCACCGAGGTTCTTTGCGGCGAGGTGGCCCAGGTCGGGGCGTGTTGTCGGTTGACTGGACGGCGTTGTGGTGCTGCTCCGGGAAGCCGCTGACTCACTGGCATGCGAAGCGGGCAGAGCGCCGAGGGCCGCGCCGGCCGCTCCCAGGAATGCTCGTCGATTGCAGTGCATGTTCACGGTTGCCTCCTTTCGAGCTTGACCGCACCGTGGGTCATGATAGCGAGCGACGAGCCGGAGTGAAGATCCGCGGGCCGGCAGATGGACCTTTGGGT harbors:
- a CDS encoding C-GCAxxG-C-C family protein codes for the protein MHCNRRAFLGAAGAALGALPASHASESAASRSSTTTPSSQPTTRPDLGHLAAKNLGAGGQNCAEAMLAATLQYLDQPRELVSVASLFGGGMGMGDHCGYFCGGLMALGLACAGRPDGRAAAHPLRKAFTEEWNKKRPLRCREIKEAQLAGKLAGDCADIGRDAGATLAKLIDPIIDHPKRARFARRS
- a CDS encoding DUF4332 domain-containing protein, whose protein sequence is MAKVTDIEGIGPAYQASLAKAGLQTVEALLEKGATRKGRADLAKASGISETLILKWVNHADLFRIHGVAGQYAELLEAAGVDTVAELARRKADNLHAAMVKVNGEKKLVRALPEASQVTKWIQEAKALPRAVEY